Genomic DNA from Vanessa atalanta chromosome 17, ilVanAtal1.2, whole genome shotgun sequence:
AGATttgaatatgtattatatttttcttatctgctgttgttaattaataacaCAAGCTCGAAAATATGTTCACTTaactattgtatattattagtttataaatcTAATGAAACATTCATTACTATTTGCAGACATATAGACAAAGATTCAAAATGATATTATCTGCAACTGTATCAACTGATTCTATAAATTCTGTACAACCCTTATCAGCGAGTGAGCGCGAAAGAACTAAATCTGCAGTAGTTACAGAAAGGGCTCTTTCTAGTTGGCTAAAAATAGGCGACTGCCCCCTAACAACAGCTAGTATGGTAGCAAATCACAGAAAAAGGAAGAGAGCAGAAATGGAATTgtcataataagtattattttaaattaagggaAAATGTACTATTTGAAATACAAGCACACACactaaacacaaaataaagtttttgtttaattcaaatatttaatgaacttCACTATAAAATGGTATACAGTCAGTTAACATTAAGTTCAGTCAGACCTGAAAAATTTGTTactattagtaatttatatacccttatataaattatgttacaagAGAAATTCAATGAGATCGTATTAACTAGAGCAATTtccttaatattaaatcaattattgtttattttatacattaagacATTATATAATGTAGAAACTAAATCAATTTCAACAATTTCTATGTTAATAGGTAATCTTAACTCTTTAcccctatttattatattaatgtaaacagccataaaaataaataacaaaatgttgccacctaatagtaaataattcctgattatttttaatttcattgtgaaGGCATCTAGCAAATTAAACCTATTAAAATCAACAAACAATGCaaacaaataaagaatattatttaaatctttaagccTAAAAATCCTAATTTCAATCTAAGGATACAGTTATATATCCTTTTTTCTAATGTATACTATCACATCTACTGATTACTCAatctaatatacaaatattttattcttgttaTAAATGCAAGATGCAAAACAATTTGGcagttaaatatgttaaaaaatattagttacataAATTCTTGTtacacttatataaaataatatcaatattattaaaatgcacAGATAAGCTTAATCAttgatgattttaaaatgtatatattttttttaaatattcaataatgtaaACCTTAACTGTATGATCACTGTCAAACAAGtagaaaagtattatttttctagAAAATTCATGTGTCTTCTTCACAACACTGTTGCACTTCGTCAATGTCTTGATTCTTAACACTAAATAAGAGTTCTGAGGTACACCTGTAGGGGTGTATTGATTGTTAACATCGGTCATTCTTAACCGATGGATTGAGGTCATGGAAATAGGCATGTGCCATGGCATCATCAGCTGGCATTCTTAAGGCTGGGTTGCATGTGAGCAGACGAGTTAGCAGATCTCTTCCTCGTGCTGGCAACCTTGGTACTACTTGTGCAAGACCCAAGCTAGGCTGGTAAGCTGCTAGTGGTTTGTAGTCTGGTAATTGCGTTACTCCTGCCCAAGTGTCTTCATTTGGTGTACCTGAGGAAAAAcgtctgtttaatttaaagtggtacattataattgaaataaacaagGATAGAAGtagatattcaattttataattatactagaaaatttaataaatttgtatatatcgtACCAAGCagtttaaaaattcttttaaGTTGATCATCAACATCAGATCCAGGAAACAGGGGTCTTCCGGAATTTGCAAGTTCTGCAAAAATGCACCCAGCAGACCACATATCAATACTAGTTGTATATAACTTAGCCCCGAATAAAACATCGGGAGGTCTGTACCATAGAGTAACAACCTCTGCCGAGTAACATTTCACAGGAATACCAAATGCTCTTGCAAGGCCGAAATCGGCTAATTTTAGTTCTccgtttttgtttattaacaagTTTTGTGGTTTTAAATCACGATGAAGTACATTGTGACTGTGACAAAAAGCGAGTCCTCGAAGAAGCTGGTACATAAATGACTTGACCACGTCTAAGTCGATTTCACCGTTAAGACTGtcgaaatatttctttaagtcTTGGTCGCAATGTTCAAAGACTAAAGTCAATTTTTTCTCACTGTGTAACACATCATACAGACggacaatatttttatgctttaatTCCTTAAGTAGACATATCTCACGAAGGGCAGAAGATGGAACCCCTTCATCGTCATCATCTAATCTTACTCGTTTAAGTGCCACTATTTCAtgagtttctttattttttgctttaaaaacaGTGCCGTATGTGCCTTCACCGATTTTCTCGAGTTTTTCATATTTCTGCATTTTCACTAATTTGTATTAGTgaaatgatttgatttttaaaattacaagatgtaaatttcaatttatgaagAGTGTTTTATGTCACTGTCATCTCATGACATTTTACTTATAACAGATGGTTAAAGTACTCCgaatgcatattttttattattttaaaattatacaataaggGAGCggttaatagttattaataatttgtgttttggATCTAAGCTCTAAGCATTACAatctatttgaattatatataacgattcgataaatagttatttactaatgaaataaatatcatttggaAGACATGTATTTAACGAAGTAGAACGAAATGTATCACAGTTATTTAGGAACAATGATTAAGAATTGTACAAATTAATGATTTGCGAAATGTAGATAAAAGATGTGTAGTCCTTCAAGAAAGTAATTCCAATTGCTATAATAAACAGTAGAATATAGCCCCACAACTTTTCCAAAGACTACTTACGATATCCAATTTCTAATAGGTACATAAGTCATAAACATATTACTTGTCTTGTCTTATCGTTAAtgtaaactgtattttttatctgtgtgcAATTTTTGTTCTTGTACATTTtggcaaaatttcattacaTTCAACAAACAAATGGTCAATCAATTCAGAAAGTTGAATTGTCATCTTAATACgtatttcatacaattaaattagGTATAAATGTCAAGTGTTTTGatcattgtttatatttcgtattaaggtataaattaaaaatacttctgttataaaataaaaaggtaggTTTATCACAAAAtgttgtacaattattatatacgcAATTTTAAGTTATGCTTTGACAAACTGGTTATTTACGTAGTTAAACGTTGTATAAATCACgagtaaaattttgtttaaagatgAGTGAAGGAGAGCCTACGTTGATTGACAAGTCTGAGAGTAGTTCGTTCGAAGACTTAGCTTCAGCTGCAGCGCATGAGATCGAGGAAGCGAAACTTGCTGAGGCAGCTGCTtcagaaaaagaaaaacatgGTGATAAACCAGTAGAAGAATGGCAGGATGTTTTAGGCTCAGGGGCACTTTTAAAgaaggtaaaaataaattatacacaaaaaactattttgcaACTGGAGCAACTTAAAAAACAAGTTTGTTTTTCTCTTAGATTCTAAAGGCAGGCGATGAATCAGACGGCTCTAGACCACAAAGAACAGATATATGCAGAATTAGTTATGAACTTAAATTACGGGATGGGTCTCAAGATCTGGTAGAGAAACGGGAtcatattaagatttatttggGTGACAATGaagtaagttaatattatttatttagttaattaagtatttatattttgcataCGTAAGTTCATTGACAATGATGTGTTATCTTTGTGGTAATTAGTTCCTTATCATTACCTGATTATTATCTCATTTAATTTCTTGTCTGTGATTGTTATGGTTAATTGACCTTAAAGCAAAAGTTTATGTTGGAAATTAAGTAATGAATGATAGTTGAGGAAATCTTATGAttcaataagaattatattcAAGACAAAGTTATTTCAGTATTAAAAAGAATGAAAGAGAAATTATCAATGATTTAAATGTTCCTTGAGATTATATTAGGCATTAAAATACTTAAGTGTAAGTactagatatttaataaataatacaattaataagacAGCCTCCATTAATATGTTAATAGTccattttaatactaatttggGGTCACTGTCAAATTTGGTCACAAGTTAATCATGGACATAAAATATGCCAGTAGCTTATTTGAATTTACTAGGTGTTAATAACCACATTTTTAAAGACTGTGTTAATGAATCCGGCTCAGGTTATCACTGGTCATAAATTCCGGTATTACATATACGTTTTGCTCTAAGTTTGGGACTTGCTCTTTATTtcactgtattttattttcttatctgtGAAATTTCAGGTCCTTCAAGCATTGGACTTAGCACTAACTCTTATGTATAAAGGCGAAGTTTGTCTTCTTCAAATAGCACCAAGATTTGCATATGGAGAGACAGGTCTCAAGCCTGGTGAGAGTCTGGGATTAGTTGGGGAAGTGAATGGAGCCAAATATGAAGGTACACCGATTGATGCTGACACATGGCTCGAAGCTCGCCTAGAATTACATGACTGGACTGAGGAGCCTGACCATGAAACATTACCTATCGCAGAAAGGATGGAAATTGGGTGTGTGATaaaccatttttataaattgattttattataatataattttgtatttccactaaactaaaataaatatactttgtatgtatgtatgtacaaataatgtaattttttaaactgataaattttcaaagtatagtaaataaaatgtcgTTTTGACTAAGGTTGTACAGccaagaatattattaaattattattaaaaactgaatGCTTTGATGACATAGACAATATCTCTGTTatagatgaatattttaataataaaatgatgccAAGGTTGTATGTTTATCAACTTCCTTGTTTCAAATGATTGTTTATATTCTATAACTTggatttgcatatatttttgtttgataatttaGCTTAAAGTccatatatattctgtaattataaaGGCAACTGAAATAACTGCATTATTAAActgatgtaaattaaaaaaatacattaaattcatttatttaaaaagatttgcttgtaaattattgttatagtaGACCCATGGATTATGTTTCTTTTGCGATGCCGTTTGTAAACAGACTACCATGTTGCAAGTTATTTAAGatgaacttatttaaataataatcaaattgtatatataattttagtacacGGCGTCGTTGTCGTGGTAATTGGTGGTATGGCCGCGGTGAGGCTCAGTTGGCTGTGCAGTTATATCGACGAGCTCTTGACGTGCTCGATGAGAGCGAGGGCGGGATCACCGACCCCACGCCCTCAGGGGATATGGTTCCCACTTCGGACTCATTGCACGCACTCTTGGAGGAACGACTTCGCGTTTATAACAATATGGCAGCCGCGCAACTGAAAGCGGGAGCCTATGACGCTGCGTTGCAAGTAAGgtctatcttaaatataataaaattcaaatatttttttaatgaaattaaaaataaaagctcaGTAGTATGTGTAGTCATTAATCCCTGGTTTAATAGCGAATTGATCTTGAGGTAACAACATGAGTTATTGTagttacaattaaattgaaagacttaaaaatataataatatagaatgtagattttttattatgggaaataaaaaatagtagcgATATAAGTAGCTATTATATTTATGCGATCCGTCATCGTCCTCGCTTTAGTGTCGATACACttaattgaaatgtaaattgaaACCGTTCAGGCCGTGACCCGAGTGCTGACGTGCCAGCCGACGAACGCGAAGGCGCTGTACCGCAAGTCGCGCATCCTGAGCGCGGTGGGGCGCGCTGGGGAGGCGCTggaggcggcgcgcgcggcggcccGGGCGGCGCCCGCCGACGGCGCCGTGCGCAGCGAGCTGGCCAGCTGCGAGCGCCAGCGCGCGCGCGACCGCTCGCTCGAGCGCCGCCTGGCGCGCCGCATGCTGGGCACCGACGAGCCGGCGCCCGACAGCAAGCCCAGCACGGCCAAGGTACGGGCGGTAGGCGTCGACACGTGATCTCAGTGTACGCAATAATTCGTATTACTCCATTTTCAGGTTTTATTTGGTGGCGCGGTGTGAATTTcgaccaaattaaaattatattatattttgtatgtcgtaaataatataaagcgacagaaataagctatttttaaatgcattgGATTATTAAGTgtagtatgtttaaaatataaatcttccaatttcaaaattaatattggtCTAGAGCACtggattgaaaatatttataactattaaaagacagaaataagctatttttaaagtattggattattatgtgtaatatatttaaaatatattctatgcaGATGTTAATGTGGGGCTCTTTGCTCCTGAGCCTGCTGGTGGGGGTGGCCAGCGTGCTTGTATATCGTTACAAGATGCAGTCTCAATGAGGACACGCTACACCTAGCAAGTAATCTAACACTTAGTattgtcatttaaatgaaaaaatctataacatcataaaagcaaaaataactCAGTCTGTATGCCTGTTGACCTTacacgaccaaaccactgaatcgaatttgatgaaatttagtataaagaAAGCTGGAACTCAAGGACGGAcataagctattttttatttctaatacctGACTAACTCCCCAAAATGCGAacgaagccgcgagcgacaactagttgcttataaatagttatattggTCAATATGTCTTTGAAagctattttttgtatataaaaatgttatttttagtttaattcgGAGTGTAGGGTTTGTCAATAAACAACGaaatataaaactgaaaattatttaatgcatttatacttttgtttacaggtttataatgaataaatggTAAGATAAGGGGGAGAGGTGTATCAAGTTCTTGTGGTtccagaataataataaatacaacatagttCTAGCTGTTTAAATATCATCtagctttaaatatttacaagtcGACGGATAACTTCGAGACAGAAGCAGTGAAAAAAACCAGATTCATAACtcgctaaatttatttttataaatataatatcttccaATTTCCTACGCTTTGCAGACTAGATAATGGCATTTCTTTTATGATAGATTTCAGTTCTAATATTGGTCTAGAGCACtggattgaaaatatttataacaatttttttaattgtataaaatgggTTTTAGGTTAGAAATACAGACAGCTAACTTTTGAGTAATGACTACggatgtttatttaattgttttagcttattttatgttcaactgtttgatatttattaaaggcAGTgccaataaaattgtattatacataatttaagtatcaaacatatttatataaaaccttcaaGGTTTAATAGTGtgatagataatataataatgcaaaaaaatattttttgaaacttTACATGCTTTAGGAAAGAAAAAGAATTTGCATTccaaatgtaaatatgtacttACCCTATGTGCAGTCTTATaatagattgtattttttttttattttgactatcaCCTGCTTTCAACTTTCattccaaagaaaaaaaataattaaacatttatcttAAAGTATTAaggtaaacatttttaacagttttgtcagtttgtataaataaatcaagactaTATCCAGGTGATGTTATAggcatttatgtaaaatttgatttgatatttttgtttttattgttaaaattacttgGTGCTTTTTCTAATCATTCGGAATTCTGGTAACACTGTGATGACGATTTTCATGCCCAGTTTATAAACTTTTCTTTCACATAGTGAATAACTTAGTATATAAATGTaccttatatttttgatttttgccTGTCATAATcacttcttttttaaattagaaatagatgttaaaatttatgttatatccTTATATATTGGTTTGGTAGGTCAATGGTGGTACCATTATTAtgtaacaagaaataaaaagcATTGAAAATaacttagttttattatattcttcacATCGATACAATTATtcagcttttatttatataacaattggaATGgtgaaatgtattaaaatgcTGTATAAcaaattctttttaataaaaaatacaaaaatctaatatttcgaaaaaatacaaaatttgttCTATAATTGCAAAGAAGTAAATATGGAAATGTAGAAGAGGTGAGACATTGATCAGCCAGTTAATTTTTCACAATGGCAAAGTAATTACTAAAATGGTTCCTCCCTAAAATTTGGTAACTACATGTTCATTcattcatgtaaataaaatatcggaAACAAATAAGTGCaagattataaaaagaaaaaaaaaaacaaatgttaacaTTGACTTATGATTTACTTTTGGTTAGATAATTgttcaaatttgttttgttatgttatatagaAGTTTAGTTATTGCAAGACACAACACTTGtggcatttataaaattctggTTTTATATTACCTTTCAAAGGCAAGAGATATTCGTCCCATAATAGCATTTTACGAGTCAAGACAAAACAGTAtggactttataaaatatataaaaaaaaaaacaatttaatattaattgtaatggTAACCCATAGGTGATATATTATGgataaaatgtacaatatttgCTGCTTAGGTATTAATTTACTCTAAAATCGTAacgcttaataaatttaactttgtttaacttaaattaaactaaagaaGCATATAAGTAATGATGTCaagttattaatgaataaattgctGGTGGAAgtataaactcaaataaaacctctttgggCGCTTTGAAACTGAATGCATACataaattcgtattttattataacgggttaaaataaactcaaatgcacacatttataaataaatctcttcatttaattttagaataattttgattctaacaacataatataaatattatataagaaagttTAACAGGCGACTTCATGTTCTTATTACCGAatcttatgtaatatataatactgtatAATTAACGTTTACAGAAATATTAGGTATGTTTTTCATTatcacgaaattattaaaatcaatgaaatagGGATCCTTATTCGTTTTCAAATGGGAAAaagcgatttattttataaaaatatagagctTACCTTGTAGTTCTGGTGCGGGATGTGCCGATACACAAACACCTTTTTATCGTCGAATATAAGATAAATAGTGcatttttaatacacaaaagtatatttaactGAGTGGCGCTTGCTGGTATTAGAATCCTCGACTTTTGTAAGGATACACATAGTATGATAGATAAAAAGGAATGTGGCTTAATCCAAACATTAGTAATTTGTAggtatataatcttttttacataatgtttaattaaattggatgattttaaagttaatgaaattatagatgaaaagttttcatttgcatttaaaatatgtaaaatatttacaattgaaaaagatattttatatgattagtacatattataattgtcatacatgtaattatgataaaactaaaGTAACAACCACTAAATGTTCCACTGTTTGGGCTAAATCTGTCTCTTCTTGAGAaagtttaaacaatataataaaactttataaataattcataaaactaCATTTGAACTATATACGTTTGtcataataatacatttgaagtataatagtattattacaaatgtaaaaaatactccAGATGCGCAAATAACAAATCAAAGGAGTGGCATCAAGTCGAAAACTTGCTATGGCGAATAAATTATGCAATTGTATCGATtctctcttttttttataaatacacatcgattttttatttactataaatgatCTTGATTAGATATtcaatcgatttttttattcgattttattctAGACCCTTCGCCGTTCCCGTGCCTCGTAAAGaatagtatatatgtacatttaagattctaatacttttttaaatcgaattattGTACTATAATAATGTACATGTTGTCTAAAATTTACTTCACAGCGTCGATTTGTACGTCAACTTTTTAGCCATCCAACTCGACGCATGCGTCAACAGCACGATCACGCATATCGTCGACAAAGCCTGCACCGAAAACACCGTCGCCACAAAGTCATATAGCAACTTGGGTGAAAAAACTGTCCACACGAATAGATGATGTCTAAAAATAATCGCTATAAGACAATATATAACGAGCTGGTACACCCTCTGCAGGGCGAAAATGTTTATCACCCTCCAAACCGATTCCAGATACCTGGAAACAAACGTCAAATGTCATTTCATTGCATACTCTAACAGTAGACAGGGTAGGTACTGatgttaaacaattaataaaataatgaaatgactacttataataataaataaatatttttcgctCTACGTAGAGCTATCAAAGATCCCCCCCCCAAAGTGACAAAAATCCAATCTAGAATGAACGCGCACCCCTTCCAGTGgtgcgcgcgcgcggcggcggcgcagAAGAGCTGCGCGCCGGCCAGCGCGGGCGCGGCGTAGGCGTGCAGCCCCACGCGCGCCGCCACGCGCGCCGCGCTGTACTCGCGCAGCCCCACGTAGCCCGCGCCCAGCTCCACGGACG
This window encodes:
- the LOC125070571 gene encoding cyclin-dependent-like kinase 5; the protein is MQKYEKLEKIGEGTYGTVFKAKNKETHEIVALKRVRLDDDDEGVPSSALREICLLKELKHKNIVRLYDVLHSEKKLTLVFEHCDQDLKKYFDSLNGEIDLDVVKSFMYQLLRGLAFCHSHNVLHRDLKPQNLLINKNGELKLADFGLARAFGIPVKCYSAEVVTLWYRPPDVLFGAKLYTTSIDMWSAGCIFAELANSGRPLFPGSDVDDQLKRIFKLLGTPNEDTWAGVTQLPDYKPLAAYQPSLGLAQVVPRLPARGRDLLTRLLTCNPALRMPADDAMAHAYFHDLNPSVKNDRC
- the LOC125070542 gene encoding peptidyl-prolyl cis-trans isomerase FKBP8-like, whose product is MSEGEPTLIDKSESSSFEDLASAAAHEIEEAKLAEAAASEKEKHGDKPVEEWQDVLGSGALLKKILKAGDESDGSRPQRTDICRISYELKLRDGSQDLVEKRDHIKIYLGDNEVLQALDLALTLMYKGEVCLLQIAPRFAYGETGLKPGESLGLVGEVNGAKYEGTPIDADTWLEARLELHDWTEEPDHETLPIAERMEIGTRRRCRGNWWYGRGEAQLAVQLYRRALDVLDESEGGITDPTPSGDMVPTSDSLHALLEERLRVYNNMAAAQLKAGAYDAALQAVTRVLTCQPTNAKALYRKSRILSAVGRAGEALEAARAAARAAPADGAVRSELASCERQRARDRSLERRLARRMLGTDEPAPDSKPSTAKMLMWGSLLLSLLVGVASVLVYRYKMQSQ